The following coding sequences lie in one Nitrospinaceae bacterium genomic window:
- a CDS encoding hydantoinase B/oxoprolinase family protein has translation MKRRAAYDPVLLEVFRNLFFAASEEMGVALCLSSFSPNIKERRDYSCAIFDAEGKMAAQAAHLPAHLGSMPMSVEHVIETMDLNPGDVVALNDPFHGGNHLPDITMISPVFMAGKNKRLIYYVANRAHHSDVGGTAPGSMSITTEIFQDGVVIPPVRLVREGELDGDVLRLILANVRTPEEREGDIAAQIAANRVGERRVLEIARRHGLARTLRYTRELQAYAERMTRSAIRGIPDGVYQFEDAMEDDGFGSGRVPIRVKLTVKGERLLVDFTGSAPQTRGSVNAVESIARTAAYYAVRCLVPYDIPNNSGCMDPIKVIAPEGTVVNALFPAAVAGGNVETSQRMVDAILGALAKACPGIIPAASCGSMSNLSIGGIDPRPGVRQGKPFAYYETTGGGMGGGPLGPGEDAIHSHLTNTMNTPIEALEHAYPYRVRRYGVRRGSGGRGKHRGGDGIVREIEVMVDATVSFMTERREMAPYPLKGGEPGKPGRNAIYRGKKRLPVPGKARLEAKAGDVISLETPGGGGWGRPTAKKKRR, from the coding sequence GTGAAGAGACGAGCTGCATACGATCCGGTCCTCCTCGAGGTGTTCCGCAACCTGTTTTTCGCCGCTTCTGAGGAAATGGGCGTGGCGCTTTGCCTCTCCTCATTTTCGCCGAACATCAAGGAGCGGCGGGATTATTCGTGTGCCATCTTCGATGCCGAGGGGAAAATGGCCGCCCAAGCGGCGCACCTTCCCGCGCACCTGGGCTCGATGCCCATGTCGGTAGAGCACGTAATTGAAACAATGGACCTGAATCCGGGCGATGTGGTGGCGCTCAACGATCCATTCCACGGCGGAAATCACCTGCCCGACATCACGATGATCTCGCCCGTGTTCATGGCGGGAAAAAATAAGCGTCTTATCTATTACGTGGCGAATCGCGCCCATCATTCTGACGTGGGTGGAACGGCGCCGGGCTCGATGAGCATTACGACTGAGATTTTTCAGGACGGTGTTGTAATTCCCCCCGTTCGGCTTGTACGCGAGGGAGAACTCGACGGGGATGTGCTCCGTCTCATTCTCGCCAACGTGCGCACCCCCGAGGAGCGGGAGGGGGACATTGCCGCGCAGATAGCGGCCAATCGGGTAGGCGAGCGCCGCGTGCTCGAAATCGCCCGCCGCCACGGCCTTGCCCGTACGCTTCGCTACACGCGGGAGCTTCAAGCCTATGCCGAGCGGATGACGCGCTCGGCTATCCGGGGCATCCCGGACGGGGTGTATCAGTTTGAGGACGCGATGGAGGACGATGGTTTTGGGAGCGGACGTGTTCCCATTCGGGTAAAGCTGACAGTGAAGGGAGAGCGCCTCCTGGTGGACTTCACCGGCTCTGCCCCCCAAACGCGAGGCAGCGTGAATGCAGTTGAGAGTATCGCCCGGACGGCTGCTTATTACGCCGTTCGTTGTCTTGTTCCCTATGATATTCCGAATAACTCTGGATGTATGGACCCGATAAAAGTCATCGCCCCCGAGGGGACTGTAGTGAACGCTTTGTTCCCGGCCGCAGTGGCCGGCGGGAATGTCGAGACGAGCCAGCGAATGGTGGACGCGATTCTAGGAGCGCTGGCCAAAGCGTGCCCAGGAATTATACCGGCGGCGTCCTGCGGCTCGATGAGTAATCTTTCCATAGGCGGCATCGACCCGAGGCCGGGTGTGCGGCAGGGAAAACCATTTGCCTACTACGAGACCACGGGCGGCGGTATGGGCGGCGGCCCGTTAGGGCCCGGCGAGGATGCAATTCACTCCCATCTGACGAACACGATGAACACGCCTATCGAGGCCCTTGAGCACGCTTATCCCTACCGTGTGCGCCGCTACGGCGTCAGGCGGGGCAGCGGGGGCCGCGGCAAACACCGGGGCGGGGACGGAATTGTGCGCGAGATAGAGGTGATGGTTGATGCGACGGTTTCGTTCATGACCGAGCGCCGGGAGATGGCCCCCTATCCTCTAAAGGGCGGGGAGCCGGGCAAGCCGGGGCGCAATGCTATTTATAGGGGAAAAAAGAGGCTTCCTGTGCCCGGAAAGGCGCGGTTAGAGGCGAAGGCGGGGGATGTCATCTCTCTTGAGACGCCGGGCGGCGGTGGGTGGGGGAGGCCCACAGCCAAGAAAAAACGACGCTAA
- a CDS encoding hydantoinase/oxoprolinase family protein codes for MNKKTNSTSVRIGVDTGGTFTDFILIRGSRVRVHKVPSTPDDPSRAILNGIADLAESESLGGIDLTHGSTVATNSLLTRRGARAALITTAGFEDVIEIGRQSRNNLYDLAYHRPPPLIPRPLRFGIKERLDELGNVVEPISSREIKRLTERIKKSGAEIAAVCFLHAYANSAHEEKVAEVLERAGIAVSLSSHVLPEYREYERTSTTCVNAYVSPMMSRYLGELERKMGPGRLRIMQSNGGVISSETASREAVRTILSGPAGGVVGGYEVARRAGYEKAITFDMGGTSTDVSLLEGAIGFTSETEVAGCPIRVPVIDIHTVGAGGGSIARRDPGGALTVGPESAGADPGPICYGRGSDVTVTDANLYLGRLDPERFLGGQMRLDAVAAARGVRKLGNSLGLDPAAAAEGITRIADQHMAGAIRLISVERGFDPRDFTLISFGGAGGMHAVSLARILDIPTVIVPREPGILSARGMLTADVVKDFARSILLPAGQVDQKTLTRHFGALTKEAGRDMRAEGFARFRTERFADLRYLGQSYELTLPLGRSSVSPARLRAAFDKAHHERFGISNPERPVEIVTIRLRASGSVRKPSAKRVKTGGRGAAQALAGVREMIFDGKKMKGRLYERDLLLAGDRFRGPAVVTEFSATTVLPPGAACRVDEWGNLILDVTSGGRGLK; via the coding sequence TTGAATAAGAAAACAAATTCGACCTCGGTTCGTATCGGAGTGGATACCGGCGGCACTTTCACGGATTTTATTCTCATCCGAGGTAGCCGTGTGCGTGTGCACAAAGTGCCCTCGACGCCGGATGATCCCTCACGGGCCATTTTGAATGGCATCGCCGATTTGGCCGAGAGTGAATCACTCGGTGGAATTGACCTGACTCACGGCTCGACGGTGGCGACGAACTCGCTCCTCACTCGCAGGGGGGCGAGAGCCGCGCTGATCACGACCGCCGGTTTCGAGGATGTCATTGAGATAGGACGCCAGAGTCGCAACAACCTTTACGATCTGGCCTATCATCGCCCGCCCCCGCTCATTCCACGCCCCCTTAGATTCGGCATCAAAGAGCGTCTCGATGAACTTGGGAATGTTGTTGAGCCAATTTCCAGTAGGGAAATTAAACGGCTCACCGAGAGGATAAAAAAATCGGGGGCCGAAATTGCCGCAGTTTGTTTTCTGCACGCCTATGCCAATTCGGCGCACGAGGAAAAAGTGGCCGAGGTGCTTGAGCGGGCGGGCATCGCGGTCTCTTTGTCGAGCCATGTCCTTCCCGAATACCGAGAGTATGAGCGGACTAGCACCACCTGCGTGAACGCCTATGTTTCGCCCATGATGAGCCGCTATCTGGGTGAGCTTGAAAGAAAAATGGGGCCTGGTCGTTTGCGTATCATGCAAAGCAACGGGGGGGTCATCTCGTCGGAAACGGCCTCGCGTGAGGCGGTTCGCACCATTCTTTCGGGTCCCGCTGGAGGCGTTGTGGGCGGCTACGAAGTGGCGCGCCGAGCGGGGTATGAAAAAGCCATCACCTTCGACATGGGTGGGACGAGTACGGATGTATCTCTCTTAGAGGGCGCAATTGGTTTCACCTCGGAAACCGAAGTTGCCGGGTGTCCCATCCGGGTGCCCGTTATTGATATTCATACAGTTGGTGCCGGCGGCGGCTCAATTGCGAGGCGTGACCCGGGCGGAGCGCTCACCGTTGGCCCTGAAAGTGCGGGCGCAGACCCTGGCCCCATCTGCTATGGCAGGGGGAGCGATGTTACCGTAACCGATGCGAACCTGTATTTGGGCAGGCTCGATCCTGAGCGTTTCCTCGGCGGGCAGATGCGCCTGGACGCCGTTGCCGCCGCGCGGGGAGTCCGGAAGTTGGGAAACTCCCTAGGTCTCGACCCCGCCGCAGCAGCAGAGGGGATCACTCGAATTGCGGATCAGCATATGGCCGGAGCTATTCGGCTCATATCTGTGGAGCGGGGATTTGACCCGAGAGATTTCACCCTCATCTCTTTTGGCGGGGCAGGCGGGATGCATGCGGTTTCGCTGGCGCGAATTCTGGATATACCAACAGTGATTGTGCCCCGAGAGCCGGGGATTCTATCTGCGCGGGGGATGCTGACTGCCGATGTCGTCAAGGATTTTGCGCGCTCAATCCTTCTGCCAGCCGGGCAGGTTGATCAAAAAACGCTCACCCGCCACTTCGGTGCTCTGACCAAAGAGGCGGGGCGCGATATGCGGGCCGAGGGGTTTGCGCGTTTTCGAACTGAGCGTTTCGCAGATTTGAGGTATCTCGGCCAGTCTTATGAGCTAACGCTGCCTCTCGGTAGATCTAGCGTCTCTCCTGCGCGCCTTAGGGCCGCCTTTGATAAGGCACACCATGAACGATTTGGCATATCTAATCCTGAGCGTCCCGTCGAGATTGTCACAATCCGGCTCAGGGCGTCGGGAAGTGTTCGAAAGCCCTCTGCCAAGCGGGTGAAGACAGGGGGGCGAGGCGCCGCTCAGGCCCTCGCCGGGGTGCGCGAGATGATTTTTGATGGGAAAAAAATGAAAGGCCGCCTCTATGAGCGCGATCTTCTTCTTGCGGGAGACCGATTTCGAGGTCCGGCCGTTGTGACTGAATTCAGTGCGACTACAGTTCTTCCTCCCGGTGCGGCCTGCCGGGTGGACGAGTGGGGAAATTTGATACTTGATGTGACTAGTGGGGGGAGGGGGCTAAAGTGA
- a CDS encoding D-glycerate dehydrogenase produces the protein MPPSGSKALPQVFLSRRFRSEYFDKLRAFSELKVHKGESAPSFSVYRRAVKNVRVVIPMVEDPIDADFMDAAPGLALVANFGVGFDNIDLAAATERGILATNTPGAVVGPTAETAMGLLLSVARRIPEADAFMRSGRWNKWTPNLLTGKSLSGRALGIVGLGGIGSAVARMASGFGMKVSYWSRSRRDPKEEAALGVGYLPLKRLLSESDFISIHVALNDDTRNMIGEDELARMKPGAILINTARGAVVDESALIRALRSSHLAGAGLDVYEKEPIQKSPLFKMKNVVMLPHIGSSSDKGLGDMADRVVLNIRAFVSGKRPQNLLNPEAWPRRRR, from the coding sequence ATGCCCCCCTCGGGTAGTAAAGCTCTTCCGCAGGTATTCCTCTCCCGGCGATTTCGATCGGAATATTTCGATAAACTCCGCGCTTTTTCAGAACTAAAGGTTCACAAGGGCGAGAGTGCGCCCTCTTTTTCCGTTTATCGGCGCGCGGTGAAAAATGTCCGGGTGGTGATCCCCATGGTGGAGGATCCCATCGACGCTGATTTCATGGACGCGGCACCTGGTCTTGCCCTTGTGGCGAACTTCGGCGTCGGATTCGATAATATCGATCTCGCTGCGGCGACCGAGCGCGGTATCTTGGCGACCAACACGCCGGGCGCAGTAGTTGGACCCACGGCTGAGACGGCGATGGGCCTACTCCTCTCAGTCGCCCGGCGGATACCCGAGGCCGATGCCTTCATGCGCTCGGGGCGCTGGAATAAATGGACACCCAATCTTCTAACGGGGAAGAGCTTGTCTGGTCGGGCTCTGGGTATCGTGGGCTTGGGTGGCATCGGTTCGGCGGTTGCCCGAATGGCCAGTGGTTTCGGGATGAAGGTGAGCTACTGGAGCCGGAGCCGAAGAGACCCTAAGGAGGAAGCTGCGTTGGGTGTTGGCTATCTTCCGCTAAAGCGGCTTTTGTCGGAATCCGATTTCATTTCTATTCATGTGGCATTGAACGATGATACGCGGAACATGATTGGGGAGGATGAGTTGGCTCGCATGAAGCCGGGGGCGATTCTTATTAATACTGCCCGGGGCGCGGTCGTGGATGAGAGTGCGCTTATTCGTGCACTTCGCTCTAGTCATCTGGCTGGCGCAGGTCTCGACGTTTACGAGAAGGAGCCGATACAAAAATCGCCTCTCTTTAAAATGAAAAATGTGGTTATGCTTCCCCACATTGGCTCCTCGAGTGACAAAGGCCTGGGAGATATGGCAGACCGGGTGGTGCTGAACATTCGAGCGTTCGTGTCGGGAAAACGCCCGCAGAATCTCCTCAACCCCGAGGCGTGGCCGCGTCGGCGGCGATAA
- a CDS encoding pyridoxal phosphate-dependent aminotransferase, translating to MRFAERMNLLKTESAFVVLAKANELQRQGRDIVHFEIGDTDFDTPSNIVEEAYAQLKAGQTHYCPSAGVFELREACCEFFRRMGRGEYTPDEIVVGSGGKPFLYYTIMALAGPGDEVIYPDPGFPVYESVTLYAGASPVPLPILEEKNFRFTADDLRKRVTDKTQLLILNYPHNPTGGTLDREELEAIAEIAIENDIVVLSDEVYAHMLFDGEHISLGTLPGMRERTIMLETFSKTYAMTGWRLGFVAAPSEIADKLTQLITNSVSCVPPFIQHAGVKAILDDQAESKTMMEDFKRRRDFFVSGLNEIPGISCKMPDGAFYAFPNVSGVDMSAEDLSDHLLDTAGVATLPGSAFGSHASKHLRMCFANSMEDLEKGLDRIAGALAKLRK from the coding sequence ATGCGGTTCGCCGAGCGGATGAATTTACTCAAGACCGAAAGCGCTTTTGTGGTGCTCGCCAAGGCGAATGAACTCCAGCGTCAGGGGCGCGATATCGTCCATTTCGAAATAGGTGATACTGATTTTGATACGCCCTCGAATATCGTTGAGGAGGCATACGCGCAGCTCAAGGCAGGACAAACGCACTATTGTCCCTCTGCAGGAGTGTTTGAGTTGCGGGAGGCTTGTTGTGAATTTTTCCGGCGCATGGGGCGGGGTGAATACACGCCCGATGAAATTGTCGTTGGCTCGGGCGGCAAACCGTTTCTCTATTACACGATAATGGCGCTTGCCGGTCCCGGCGACGAGGTTATCTATCCTGATCCCGGTTTTCCAGTCTATGAGTCTGTCACCCTCTACGCTGGGGCGAGTCCGGTGCCGCTCCCCATTCTTGAGGAAAAAAACTTCCGCTTTACCGCCGACGATCTCCGCAAAAGGGTGACGGATAAAACTCAGTTGTTGATTCTCAACTATCCGCATAACCCGACGGGTGGAACACTAGATCGAGAGGAGCTCGAAGCTATCGCCGAGATTGCTATTGAAAATGATATCGTCGTCCTCTCGGATGAGGTGTACGCTCACATGCTTTTCGACGGGGAGCATATCTCCCTCGGCACACTGCCCGGTATGCGCGAGCGGACGATCATGCTTGAGACGTTCTCGAAGACCTACGCCATGACAGGCTGGCGGCTGGGTTTTGTCGCGGCGCCATCTGAAATTGCTGATAAGCTGACCCAACTAATCACAAATTCTGTGAGTTGCGTGCCGCCGTTCATCCAGCATGCGGGGGTGAAAGCAATTCTTGATGACCAGGCCGAGAGCAAGACGATGATGGAGGATTTCAAGCGCCGCCGAGATTTTTTCGTCTCGGGTCTTAATGAGATACCAGGTATTTCCTGCAAAATGCCGGACGGTGCTTTCTATGCTTTTCCGAATGTGAGTGGGGTGGACATGAGCGCAGAGGATTTGTCGGATCATTTGCTCGACACTGCGGGGGTGGCGACGCTTCCGGGCTCCGCATTCGGTTCCCACGCCTCAAAGCATTTGCGTATGTGTTTTGCGAACAGCATGGAAGACCTTGAAAAAGGCCTCGACAGAATTGCAGGTGCCCTCGCCAAGCTGAGGAAATAA
- the maf gene encoding septum formation protein Maf yields the protein MIEHIQPLVLASGSPRRKELLEGAGLAFEVLAPPEGEEEGVDPSLPPGEGAIARALAKAAWVARQRSEFLVLGADTVVVLEDEVLGKPRDAEHARGMLASLSGRSHKVLTGFAVVFDGTARTRIVETQVSFRVLDEVSIGRYVDSGEPMDKAGAYAIQGLGGGFVDRVIGSYTNVVGLPLPEVLLELSRAGGIA from the coding sequence ATGATAGAACACATTCAACCTTTGGTGCTGGCATCGGGTTCGCCTCGCCGCAAGGAGTTGTTGGAAGGCGCAGGTCTGGCTTTTGAGGTTCTGGCTCCGCCAGAGGGAGAAGAGGAAGGTGTGGATCCCTCGCTGCCGCCGGGAGAAGGTGCAATTGCGAGGGCGCTGGCCAAGGCAGCCTGGGTTGCTCGCCAAAGGTCCGAGTTCTTGGTGCTGGGTGCGGATACTGTTGTCGTTCTTGAGGATGAGGTCTTGGGAAAGCCTCGGGATGCCGAGCATGCCCGAGGGATGTTGGCGAGCCTCTCTGGCCGCTCGCATAAAGTGCTCACCGGATTCGCTGTGGTTTTCGATGGCACAGCTCGCACCCGAATTGTTGAAACGCAAGTGAGCTTCCGTGTGTTGGACGAGGTATCCATCGGACGGTATGTTGATAGTGGAGAACCCATGGACAAAGCGGGCGCCTATGCGATACAGGGCCTAGGTGGTGGTTTTGTAGATCGTGTGATTGGAAGCTATACCAATGTCGTCGGGCTACCCTTGCCGGAGGTGTTATTAGAACTGAGCCGGGCTGGGGGCATTGCTTAA